In a single window of the Nicotiana tomentosiformis chromosome 10, ASM39032v3, whole genome shotgun sequence genome:
- the LOC104100111 gene encoding F-box/FBD/LRR-repeat protein At1g13570-like isoform X2 has product MAPKGKKHCVRTLPPDVLNNLPENIVDEILIRLPLRDAVRTSILSKKWRYNWCRIPQLTLDQALWKTKKDLTYITSNFTKIIYHILTLHVGPITKFTLCIPNLEGCPNLDNLMYFLSRNVIKHLVLRLPRGNPYKLPSSFFVCLQLGHLTLKNCLILPPPTFKGFDRLTSLKLYNVSISSKLLESLISHSPLLEQLVLQISGLSDIIEINAPMLRSFDFTGNIRCICFKSIPFLAKLSLTQENYVEEKCNIAKLFEPLIALEHLHLNDTFFFAGAGEVPTRLPFNLNFVKHLCISSICLFVLEEVSCALCLLRSFPCLQYVEIKVEAGDGNDIPALECLEVEQFSDVSFNHLREVKLIRTNGTIREMQLMKLLLAKSPVLVRILIEPCLVEDSATVKILAEGCTH; this is encoded by the exons ATGGCTCCAAAGGGCAAAAAGCATTGTGTTCGAACTTTACCCCCTGATGTACTTAACAATCTTCCTGAGAATATAGTTGATGAAATTCTTATCCGTTTGCCTTTACGAGATGCTGTGAGGACAAGCATCTTGTCGAAGAAATGGAGATATAACTGGTGTAGAATTCCACAGTTGACGCTTGATCAAGCACTTTGGAAAACTAAGAAGGATCTAACATACATTACAAGTAACTTCACAAAGATTATCTACCACATTTTGACCCTTCATGTAGGACCAATTACGAAGTTTACCCTATGCATTCCTAACTTGGAAGGTTGTCCTAATCTTGATAACTTGATGTATTTCCTCTCTAGGAATGTCATTAAACATCTTGTTCTTAGACTTCCGAGGGGTAACCCTTACAAATTGCCTTCTTCATTTTTCGTATGTTTGCAGTTAGGGCATCTGACTCTAAAAAATTGTTTAATACTTCCTCCTCCAACCTTCAAAGGATTTGATAGGTTAACTAGCTTGAAATTATATAACGTTTCAATTTCTTCCAAGTTGCTTGAAAGTTTAATCTCTCATTCCCCGTTACTCGAGCAATTGGTGCTGCAAATCTCAGgtttaagtgacattattgaaATTAATGCTCCCATGCTGAGATCCTTTGACTTCACAGGCAATATAAGATGTATTTGCTTTAAAAGTATCCCGTTTCTGGCAAAACTTTCACTTACACAGGAAAATTATGTGGAAGAAAAATGTAATATTGCCAAGTTGTTTGAGCCTCTTATTGCTCTCGAGCATCTCCATCTGAATGACACG TTCTTTTTTGCAGGAGCAGGTGAAGTACCAACAAGGCTTCCCTTTAATCTTAACTTTGTCAAACATCTTTGCATATCTAGTATTTGTCTGTTTGTCTTGGAAGAGGTTTCATGTGCTCTTTGCTTGCTAAGAAGTTTCCCATGTTTACAATATGTGGAAATTAAG GTGGAGGCCGGTGATGGCAATGATATACCTGCCCTAGAATGCCTTGAAGTAGAACAATTCTCAGATGTGTCATTTAATCACCTCAGGGAAGTTAAGCTAATACGGACTAATGGCACAATCCGTGAGATGCAGCTTATGAAGCTTCTGTTAGCCAAGTCTCCAGTGCTGGTGAGAATACTAATCGAGCCATGTCTAGTTGAAGATTCTGCAACTGTCAAAATACTTGCTGAG GGTTGCACCCACTGA
- the LOC104100111 gene encoding F-box/FBD/LRR-repeat protein At1g13570-like isoform X1, producing MAPKGKKHCVRTLPPDVLNNLPENIVDEILIRLPLRDAVRTSILSKKWRYNWCRIPQLTLDQALWKTKKDLTYITSNFTKIIYHILTLHVGPITKFTLCIPNLEGCPNLDNLMYFLSRNVIKHLVLRLPRGNPYKLPSSFFVCLQLGHLTLKNCLILPPPTFKGFDRLTSLKLYNVSISSKLLESLISHSPLLEQLVLQISGLSDIIEINAPMLRSFDFTGNIRCICFKSIPFLAKLSLTQENYVEEKCNIAKLFEPLIALEHLHLNDTFFFAGAGEVPTRLPFNLNFVKHLCISSICLFVLEEVSCALCLLRSFPCLQYVEIKVEAGDGNDIPALECLEVEQFSDVSFNHLREVKLIRTNGTIREMQLMKLLLAKSPVLVRILIEPCLVEDSATVKILAEVKQFQRASPKAEVVCKLQ from the exons ATGGCTCCAAAGGGCAAAAAGCATTGTGTTCGAACTTTACCCCCTGATGTACTTAACAATCTTCCTGAGAATATAGTTGATGAAATTCTTATCCGTTTGCCTTTACGAGATGCTGTGAGGACAAGCATCTTGTCGAAGAAATGGAGATATAACTGGTGTAGAATTCCACAGTTGACGCTTGATCAAGCACTTTGGAAAACTAAGAAGGATCTAACATACATTACAAGTAACTTCACAAAGATTATCTACCACATTTTGACCCTTCATGTAGGACCAATTACGAAGTTTACCCTATGCATTCCTAACTTGGAAGGTTGTCCTAATCTTGATAACTTGATGTATTTCCTCTCTAGGAATGTCATTAAACATCTTGTTCTTAGACTTCCGAGGGGTAACCCTTACAAATTGCCTTCTTCATTTTTCGTATGTTTGCAGTTAGGGCATCTGACTCTAAAAAATTGTTTAATACTTCCTCCTCCAACCTTCAAAGGATTTGATAGGTTAACTAGCTTGAAATTATATAACGTTTCAATTTCTTCCAAGTTGCTTGAAAGTTTAATCTCTCATTCCCCGTTACTCGAGCAATTGGTGCTGCAAATCTCAGgtttaagtgacattattgaaATTAATGCTCCCATGCTGAGATCCTTTGACTTCACAGGCAATATAAGATGTATTTGCTTTAAAAGTATCCCGTTTCTGGCAAAACTTTCACTTACACAGGAAAATTATGTGGAAGAAAAATGTAATATTGCCAAGTTGTTTGAGCCTCTTATTGCTCTCGAGCATCTCCATCTGAATGACACG TTCTTTTTTGCAGGAGCAGGTGAAGTACCAACAAGGCTTCCCTTTAATCTTAACTTTGTCAAACATCTTTGCATATCTAGTATTTGTCTGTTTGTCTTGGAAGAGGTTTCATGTGCTCTTTGCTTGCTAAGAAGTTTCCCATGTTTACAATATGTGGAAATTAAG GTGGAGGCCGGTGATGGCAATGATATACCTGCCCTAGAATGCCTTGAAGTAGAACAATTCTCAGATGTGTCATTTAATCACCTCAGGGAAGTTAAGCTAATACGGACTAATGGCACAATCCGTGAGATGCAGCTTATGAAGCTTCTGTTAGCCAAGTCTCCAGTGCTGGTGAGAATACTAATCGAGCCATGTCTAGTTGAAGATTCTGCAACTGTCAAAATACTTGCTGAGGTAAAACAATTTCAGCGTGCTTCACCTAAAGCAGAAGTTGTCTGTAAACTTCAATAA